One window of Atribacter laminatus genomic DNA carries:
- a CDS encoding heavy-metal-associated domain-containing protein, producing MKLKVEGMSCQHCVMRVQKALQEVPGVLAVRVDLNKGEADVTIKEGVFTQALIAAIKNAGYESKVL from the coding sequence ATGAAATTAAAAGTCGAAGGTATGAGTTGCCAACATTGTGTCATGAGAGTGCAGAAAGCGCTTCAAGAAGTTCCTGGCGTTTTGGCTGTTCGTGTTGATTTGAATAAAGGAGAAGCCGACGTAACTATCAAAGAGGGAGTTTTCACTCAAGCATTAATAGCAGCAATTAAAAATGCCGGTTATGAATCCAAAGTTTTATAA
- a CDS encoding trypsin-like peptidase domain-containing protein, which translates to MKKYLFQIIFIVITLFIFSNISFSQVDLVSLVKKVKPTIVAIYTFNNQGQSLMQGSGFFINNQGDVITNWHVIENAHSAVVKTFEGNSYLVKEVLGGSKESDLALLSIDSRNDSVQGLPISHSIPEIGERVLVMGNPLALEFSVSDGIIAAIRMIPEYSNGEVIQITAPVSPGSSGSPVMNMQGEVIAVAFYVYFHGENLNFAIPSQRVIDIINNKRSNPVTLAQLSIEDFKIFEDSSHKFSVSYPSQWELVTQNYQNQVIKGFLAPIDSQNDHFRENLNVIVETYQSPILLNDYYQWNINQLKSFPDIQFLGNYDGFVSGVPSKILIYSRSQGGINLTFSQVFFVQENTGYILTFTAESDRYQAYQPIFQQIMDRFRLNGNF; encoded by the coding sequence GTTCATTTTTTCAAATATATCCTTTTCCCAAGTGGATCTGGTTTCTTTGGTAAAAAAAGTAAAACCCACTATTGTAGCTATCTATACCTTTAATAATCAGGGTCAAAGCTTAATGCAAGGAAGTGGTTTCTTTATAAATAATCAAGGAGACGTTATCACCAATTGGCATGTTATTGAAAATGCTCATAGCGCTGTGGTAAAGACCTTTGAAGGGAATTCCTATTTAGTAAAAGAGGTTCTAGGAGGAAGCAAAGAAAGTGACTTGGCTTTGCTTTCAATAGATTCCCGAAATGATTCAGTGCAAGGCCTTCCAATTTCTCATTCAATCCCTGAAATTGGTGAAAGGGTATTGGTTATGGGAAATCCTTTGGCCCTTGAGTTTAGCGTATCTGATGGAATTATTGCTGCAATAAGGATGATTCCCGAATACTCGAATGGAGAAGTCATACAAATAACCGCTCCGGTTTCTCCTGGTTCCAGTGGGAGTCCAGTAATGAATATGCAGGGTGAAGTAATCGCCGTTGCTTTTTATGTCTATTTTCATGGGGAAAATTTGAATTTTGCTATTCCAAGCCAAAGAGTGATAGATATCATCAACAATAAAAGATCTAACCCGGTTACTTTAGCTCAATTATCAATCGAGGATTTTAAAATTTTTGAGGATTCTTCGCATAAATTTTCAGTAAGCTATCCTTCTCAATGGGAACTGGTAACTCAGAATTATCAAAACCAGGTCATTAAGGGCTTTCTTGCACCAATTGACAGTCAAAATGATCATTTCCGTGAGAATCTTAATGTTATAGTTGAAACCTATCAATCTCCAATTTTATTAAATGATTACTATCAATGGAATATCAATCAATTAAAATCTTTTCCCGACATCCAATTTTTAGGGAATTATGATGGTTTTGTTTCGGGTGTTCCTAGTAAAATACTAATTTATAGCCGTTCTCAAGGTGGAATAAATCTGACTTTTTCACAAGTATTTTTCGTTCAAGAAAATACTGGTTATATTTTAACCTTCACTGCAGAATCTGATAGGTACCAGGCTTATCAACCAATTTTTCAACAAATAATGGATCGATTTCGATTGAATGGAAATTTTTAA
- a CDS encoding Glu/Leu/Phe/Val family dehydrogenase, which translates to MTTSQSYNPYENMLQLLDSAADQLGLSPDDYISLRSPERELTVSFPVEMDDGHIEMFTGYRVQHSSSRGPCKGGLRYAPDVTIDEVKALAAWMTWKCAVVNIPYGGAKGAVRCDPSKLTKKELMQITRRYTAMILPLIGPEKDIPAPDLNTNADVMGWIMDTYSMFKGFCVPGVVTGKPIEIGGSLGRREATGSGVAFVTNEIAKKMNIDLTQSSAAIQGFGNVGQAAAYLLNKEGCRIVAISDISGSFYREEGLNIQDMIEYTNHHPHHLLEGYQAPGITTINNQDLLSLKVDFLIPAAKENQITSENAGKIQAKAIVEAANGPTTFNADTILNERNIIVVPDILANAGGVVVSYFEWVQNIQSLMWDENEVNDLLLKIMNKAFNEVWSLHMKYHSSLRMAAYMLALNRVVKAKKMRGIFP; encoded by the coding sequence ATGACAACGAGTCAAAGCTACAATCCATACGAAAACATGTTACAATTACTCGATTCTGCTGCTGACCAACTTGGTTTGAGCCCTGATGATTATATCTCCCTTCGTTCTCCCGAAAGAGAACTTACCGTTTCATTCCCAGTTGAAATGGATGATGGTCATATCGAAATGTTTACTGGTTATCGAGTTCAACATTCCAGCAGCAGAGGTCCCTGCAAAGGAGGGCTTCGATATGCACCCGATGTAACGATTGATGAAGTGAAGGCTTTGGCTGCCTGGATGACTTGGAAGTGTGCTGTTGTTAATATTCCTTATGGCGGAGCAAAGGGAGCTGTTCGGTGTGACCCTTCAAAGTTAACAAAAAAAGAACTTATGCAAATAACCCGTCGTTATACCGCTATGATTCTTCCTTTAATTGGTCCAGAAAAAGATATTCCAGCCCCTGACCTCAACACCAACGCCGATGTTATGGGGTGGATCATGGACACCTATAGCATGTTCAAGGGTTTCTGTGTACCTGGGGTTGTAACCGGTAAACCCATTGAAATTGGTGGTTCATTAGGAAGAAGGGAAGCAACCGGAAGTGGCGTGGCTTTCGTTACAAATGAAATCGCCAAAAAAATGAATATTGATTTAACCCAATCATCAGCAGCAATTCAAGGGTTTGGGAATGTAGGCCAAGCTGCAGCCTACCTTTTAAATAAAGAAGGCTGTCGAATTGTGGCGATTAGTGATATAAGTGGCTCTTTTTATAGAGAAGAAGGCCTAAATATTCAAGACATGATTGAATATACCAACCATCATCCCCATCATCTTCTTGAAGGTTACCAAGCCCCTGGAATAACTACTATAAACAACCAAGACCTTTTAAGTCTCAAAGTCGATTTTCTCATTCCAGCAGCAAAAGAAAATCAAATTACTTCTGAAAATGCAGGAAAGATTCAAGCCAAGGCCATCGTTGAAGCTGCGAATGGACCAACAACTTTCAACGCTGATACCATTTTAAATGAAAGAAATATCATTGTTGTTCCAGATATCTTGGCCAATGCAGGAGGAGTTGTCGTATCTTACTTTGAATGGGTTCAAAATATCCAATCTTTGATGTGGGATGAAAATGAAGTGAATGATCTTCTCCTAAAAATTATGAATAAAGCTTTTAATGAGGTTTGGAGTCTCCATATGAAATACCATAGTTCTTTACGAATGGCAGCTTATATGTTGGCTCTTAATCGAGTAGTAAAAGCTAAAAAAATGAGGGGAATTTTTCCTTGA
- a CDS encoding aldo/keto reductase: protein MEFIEILEMKMPVIGLGTWNLRGKECFEATLSALEIGYRHIDTAEMYENESEIGEAITQSLVPRDEIFLTTKVWSTHLQYQEVIRSLETSLKKLKTDYVDLLLIHWPNLNIPLSDTLRAMSYLKNMEMLKFIGVSNFNKDLLMKAQQMSSLPILNVQVEYHPFLDQKDILSYCQKNNISLTAYCPLARGRELNNPTLEKIASKHKKTVPQVMLRWLIQQKNVVAIPKAKSADHQRLNFDIFDFQLSSDEMSTIFQLNRNQRLVKG, encoded by the coding sequence ATGGAATTTATTGAAATTTTAGAAATGAAAATGCCAGTGATTGGTCTTGGAACTTGGAATTTAAGAGGGAAGGAATGCTTTGAAGCAACCCTTTCTGCCCTTGAGATTGGATACCGACATATCGACACTGCTGAAATGTATGAAAATGAAAGTGAGATTGGGGAAGCCATAACTCAATCTTTGGTTCCACGTGATGAAATATTTCTAACTACCAAAGTTTGGTCAACTCATCTTCAATACCAAGAGGTAATCCGTTCTTTAGAAACCAGTCTAAAAAAACTGAAAACCGACTATGTTGACTTATTACTCATCCATTGGCCGAACCTAAATATCCCCTTATCCGATACCTTGAGAGCGATGAGCTACCTAAAAAATATGGAGATGTTAAAATTCATTGGAGTTAGCAATTTTAATAAAGATCTTCTTATGAAAGCCCAACAAATGTCTTCTTTGCCTATTCTGAATGTCCAGGTTGAATACCACCCCTTTCTTGACCAAAAAGACATTTTGAGTTACTGCCAAAAAAATAATATTTCATTAACTGCATACTGTCCCCTGGCCCGAGGTCGTGAACTTAATAATCCGACCTTGGAAAAAATTGCCAGCAAACATAAGAAAACTGTTCCCCAAGTTATGCTTCGCTGGTTAATCCAGCAAAAAAACGTAGTCGCCATCCCTAAAGCAAAAAGCGCAGATCATCAGAGGTTAAATTTTGATATTTTTGATTTTCAACTTTCTTCCGATGAAATGAGCACCATTTTTCAGTTAAACCGAAACCAAAGGTTGGTGAAAGGATAA
- a CDS encoding trimethylamine methyltransferase family protein gives MQLTDLKVLSENEILAIHENSLAILESVGLRVESKKILDLLQKKGCLVDFEHERVKFPSSLIEKCLSALPNQIPIFQRDGDLAFILGDGKQYCVSGHNAVFVLVNETGERRNSTVKDVESFAILSDKLSEVDMVGVPVMPQDVTPQTTLLYAIQAILENSKKPIFFSSESEIINQAVIEMGKVITGKTNLKGCSPMISQLSTTSPLYWEKGAVEALYIVAQEGVPLDLLPQPIAGVTAPYTLAGLLTIHNTEVLSGVVISQLIHPGTPVIYGAAWTTYEMKQANVLIGRPESSLLRIAGAQMAHYYNIPSHTTAPDNDANLHDEQAAWEKMLSTLAGIIGANDMIVNLGMFGTGMSISLEQLVMDNEMCRIAKRFRQGIEISKDTLALDTILQVGPRGEYLTSEHTLHHLRSGEHVPLDVSNGANYEVWKQKGSKNSTEKASDLVSSILLGGCQNPLPQDKQKAIQSIINQYEKKLGLQ, from the coding sequence ATGCAATTAACCGATTTAAAGGTTCTTTCTGAAAATGAAATTTTGGCAATTCATGAAAATTCCTTGGCTATTCTTGAATCGGTTGGTCTTCGTGTCGAAAGTAAAAAAATTCTTGACTTATTGCAAAAAAAAGGTTGTCTGGTTGACTTTGAACATGAACGAGTAAAATTCCCTTCTTCTTTAATCGAGAAGTGTTTATCAGCCCTCCCTAACCAAATCCCCATTTTCCAGCGAGATGGTGATCTTGCTTTTATTTTAGGGGATGGAAAACAGTATTGCGTTAGTGGTCATAACGCAGTTTTCGTCCTGGTAAACGAAACCGGAGAACGTCGTAATTCAACCGTTAAAGACGTTGAGAGTTTTGCCATCCTTTCTGATAAACTTTCCGAAGTTGATATGGTGGGAGTGCCGGTTATGCCTCAAGATGTAACCCCACAAACCACCCTCCTTTATGCCATTCAAGCAATTCTTGAAAATTCCAAAAAACCGATCTTTTTTTCTTCTGAAAGCGAAATAATCAATCAGGCAGTTATCGAAATGGGTAAAGTTATAACCGGCAAAACGAATTTGAAGGGTTGTTCTCCAATGATTAGCCAACTCTCAACCACCAGTCCTCTTTATTGGGAAAAGGGAGCAGTGGAAGCTCTTTACATCGTTGCTCAGGAGGGAGTTCCCCTCGACCTTCTTCCTCAACCTATTGCGGGGGTAACAGCTCCTTACACTTTAGCTGGGTTGTTAACAATTCATAATACCGAGGTCCTTTCTGGAGTAGTAATATCGCAATTGATTCATCCTGGAACCCCAGTTATTTATGGTGCAGCGTGGACAACTTATGAAATGAAGCAAGCCAACGTCCTCATTGGGCGGCCCGAGTCCTCTCTGCTTAGGATTGCTGGTGCCCAAATGGCACACTATTACAACATTCCCAGTCATACAACCGCACCGGACAACGATGCCAATTTACATGACGAACAGGCTGCGTGGGAAAAAATGCTTTCAACCCTTGCCGGTATCATCGGCGCTAACGACATGATTGTCAATTTAGGAATGTTTGGAACAGGAATGTCTATCAGCCTGGAGCAGCTGGTTATGGACAATGAGATGTGTCGAATTGCCAAACGTTTCCGTCAAGGAATCGAAATAAGTAAAGATACGCTTGCTCTTGACACTATTCTTCAAGTCGGACCACGAGGTGAATATCTCACTTCGGAGCACACCCTTCATCATCTACGAAGTGGGGAACATGTCCCTCTAGATGTCTCAAATGGAGCAAATTATGAAGTTTGGAAGCAAAAAGGATCAAAAAATTCAACTGAAAAAGCCTCTGATTTGGTATCTTCCATCCTTCTCGGTGGCTGTCAAAATCCACTGCCTCAAGATAAACAAAAAGCAATTCAATCTATTATCAACCAGTATGAAAAAAAATTAGGCCTCCAGTAG